A stretch of the Sulfuritortus calidifontis genome encodes the following:
- the holA gene encoding DNA polymerase III subunit delta, with product MKLRPEQLAAALKKGPVPVYVVSGDEPLLVEEAAALIRHALREAGVAERQAFQAETGFKWAEWLASFDSLSLFAERRLIELRLPTGKPGVEGGKTLEAWAARPPADTWLLVLLPRLDRAGQNAKWFKALEAAGALVTVQPPTLEQLPAWIGERLGRHGLKAERETLAWLAARVEGNLLAAHQEVEKLALLLPPGPVKLEQAREAVVDVARYDASDLPEALLKGDATRYCRILDGLKAEGEAPPLAVWMLANEIRNLYRLASGQARGESLAGMYAELRIWESRQPLVGRALKQVNLAQLSQALRQVGLIDRAAKGLLREDAWELMKQLGLSLMGQRTVPLIAEVI from the coding sequence ATGAAGCTGCGGCCCGAGCAGCTTGCTGCCGCGCTGAAGAAGGGGCCGGTTCCGGTCTACGTGGTCAGCGGCGACGAGCCGCTGCTGGTCGAGGAGGCCGCCGCCCTGATCCGCCACGCCTTGCGCGAGGCGGGCGTCGCCGAACGCCAGGCGTTTCAGGCCGAGACCGGTTTCAAGTGGGCGGAATGGCTGGCGAGCTTCGATTCGCTCTCGCTGTTCGCCGAACGGCGCCTGATCGAGTTGCGCCTGCCCACCGGCAAGCCCGGGGTCGAGGGCGGCAAGACCCTGGAGGCCTGGGCGGCCCGCCCGCCGGCCGACACCTGGCTGCTCGTGCTCTTGCCCCGCCTCGACCGCGCCGGGCAGAACGCCAAGTGGTTCAAGGCGCTGGAGGCCGCCGGCGCACTGGTGACGGTGCAGCCGCCGACGCTGGAACAACTGCCGGCCTGGATCGGCGAACGCCTGGGTCGCCACGGCCTCAAGGCCGAGCGCGAGACCCTGGCCTGGCTGGCCGCCCGGGTGGAGGGCAACCTGCTCGCCGCCCATCAGGAAGTGGAGAAGCTGGCCCTGCTGCTGCCACCCGGCCCGGTCAAGCTCGAGCAAGCGCGCGAGGCGGTCGTGGATGTCGCCCGCTATGACGCCAGCGACCTGCCCGAGGCCCTGCTCAAGGGCGATGCGACCCGTTACTGCCGCATCCTCGACGGCCTCAAGGCCGAGGGCGAGGCGCCGCCCCTGGCGGTGTGGATGCTGGCCAACGAGATCCGCAACCTGTACCGTCTGGCCAGCGGCCAAGCCCGGGGCGAATCGCTGGCCGGCATGTATGCCGAGCTGCGCATCTGGGAAAGCCGGCAGCCCCTGGTCGGCCGCGCCCTGAAGCAAGTGAACCTGGCGCAGCTAAGCCAGGCCCTGCGCCAGGTCGGCCTGATCGACCGCGCCGCCAAGGGCCTCTTGCGCGAGGATGCCTGGGAACTGATGAAACAACTGGGACTGTCGCTGATGGGTCAGCGCACAGTGCCGCTAATTGCCGAGGTAATTTGA
- a CDS encoding glutamate-5-semialdehyde dehydrogenase, with the protein MDVKQYMQTLGRQAREASRAVARADTNQKNLALLKMAEAIERDAAKLLAANAQDMAHARSAGYDTALLDRLQLTEKTVAAMAEGLRQIAALPDPVGEIDDLKYRPSGIQVGKMRVPLGVIGIIYEARPNVTADAAGLCLKSGNAAILRGGSEAIHSNQAIAACVKEGLASAGLPDTAVQVIGTTDRAAVGELITMRDYVDVIVPRGGKGLIERLMNEARIPVIKHLHGVCHVYVDDRADLAKAVKIADNAKTSRYGTCNTMETLLVAEAVAREALPRIAEIYRTKGVEMRGCDKSRAIVPDMKTATEADWAEEYLAPIIAIRVVADMDAAIAHINTYGSQHTDSIVTEDYTRARRFLREVDSSSVMVNASTRFADGFEYGLGAEIGISTDKIHARGPVGLEGLTSQKWIVLGDGHTRG; encoded by the coding sequence ATGGACGTGAAGCAATACATGCAGACTTTGGGCCGCCAGGCACGCGAGGCCTCGCGCGCGGTGGCCCGGGCCGACACCAACCAGAAGAACCTGGCCCTGCTCAAGATGGCCGAGGCGATCGAGCGCGATGCCGCCAAACTCCTGGCCGCCAACGCCCAGGACATGGCACACGCGCGCAGCGCCGGCTACGACACAGCCCTGCTCGATCGCCTGCAGCTGACCGAGAAGACCGTCGCCGCCATGGCCGAGGGCCTGCGCCAGATCGCGGCGCTGCCCGACCCGGTGGGCGAGATCGACGATCTGAAATACCGGCCCTCCGGCATTCAGGTCGGCAAGATGCGCGTGCCCCTGGGCGTGATCGGCATCATCTACGAGGCACGGCCCAACGTCACCGCCGATGCCGCCGGCCTGTGCCTGAAGTCGGGCAATGCCGCCATCCTGCGCGGCGGTTCCGAGGCCATCCATTCCAACCAGGCCATCGCCGCCTGCGTCAAGGAAGGCCTGGCCAGCGCCGGCCTGCCCGACACCGCGGTACAGGTGATCGGAACCACCGACCGCGCCGCCGTGGGCGAGCTGATCACCATGCGGGACTATGTCGATGTCATCGTGCCGCGCGGCGGCAAGGGCCTGATCGAGCGCCTGATGAACGAGGCGCGCATCCCCGTGATCAAGCACCTGCACGGTGTCTGCCATGTCTACGTCGACGACCGCGCCGATCTGGCCAAGGCGGTGAAGATCGCCGACAACGCCAAGACCAGCCGCTACGGCACCTGCAACACCATGGAGACCCTGCTGGTGGCCGAGGCCGTGGCGCGCGAAGCGCTGCCCCGAATTGCCGAGATCTACCGGACGAAGGGGGTCGAGATGCGCGGCTGCGACAAGAGCCGCGCCATCGTGCCCGACATGAAGACCGCGACCGAGGCGGACTGGGCGGAGGAATATCTGGCCCCGATCATCGCCATCCGCGTCGTCGCCGACATGGACGCCGCCATCGCCCACATCAACACCTACGGCTCGCAGCACACCGACAGCATCGTGACCGAGGACTACACGCGCGCCCGCCGCTTCCTGCGCGAGGTCGACTCCAGCTCGGTCATGGTCAATGCCTCGACCCGCTTCGCCGACGGCTTCGAATACGGCCTGGGCGCCGAGATCGGCATCTCCACCGACAAGATCCACGCCCGCGGCCCGGTCGGCCTGGAAGGCCTGACCAGCCAGAAGTGGATCGTGCTCGGCGACGGGCACACCCGAGGCTAA
- the lnt gene encoding apolipoprotein N-acyltransferase → MNSLILPLALGALAVAGFAPWGWFPLPILALAVLYHLARTEAVRAAAFKGFAFGLGYFGGGVSWVYVSLHDFGMMPLPLAVLATALFCAFLALFPAAALALTARLGGLRTWRALTVAPALWLLNEWLRGWLFTGFPWLALGYSQVPLSPLAGYAPIIGTYGVSGLVALTAAALALRRGWPLLLAAGLWLGGWGLQQIDWTRPVGAPVTVSLVQGNVAQEMKFRPERAVQTLQDYLRLSQSSNAKLIVLPETALPMFLDDAPPAYLELLHWHARSMGGDLLLGVPERLADGRYFNSVISLGVSPRQTYRKQHLVPFGEFVPWGFGWVVDYLHIPLSDFSRGDKVQPPLAVAGQQVAVNICYEDAFGEEVIRALPAASLLVNVSNDAWFGDSFSPWQHLQLAQMRALETGRPMLRANNTGITAIIDAKGRVSAQLQPFVQGVLHGRTQGHQGLTPYARFGNGPALLLAVLGLLTAKLRPRGRQLFN, encoded by the coding sequence TTGAATTCCTTGATCCTGCCCCTCGCCCTCGGCGCCTTGGCTGTCGCAGGTTTCGCGCCCTGGGGCTGGTTCCCTCTGCCGATCCTTGCCCTGGCTGTTTTGTACCACCTCGCTCGCACCGAGGCGGTGCGCGCTGCCGCATTCAAGGGCTTCGCCTTCGGGCTTGGCTATTTCGGCGGCGGGGTCTCCTGGGTCTACGTCAGCCTGCACGATTTCGGCATGATGCCGCTGCCCCTGGCGGTGCTGGCGACGGCCTTGTTCTGCGCCTTTCTCGCCCTGTTCCCTGCCGCGGCCCTGGCGCTCACCGCGCGCCTGGGCGGCCTGCGGACCTGGCGGGCGCTCACTGTCGCGCCGGCCCTGTGGCTGTTGAACGAGTGGCTGCGCGGCTGGCTCTTCACCGGCTTTCCCTGGCTCGCCCTCGGTTATTCGCAGGTGCCGCTAAGCCCCTTGGCCGGCTATGCGCCCATCATCGGCACTTATGGCGTTTCGGGCCTGGTCGCGCTGACGGCGGCGGCCTTGGCCCTGCGCCGTGGCTGGCCCCTGCTGCTGGCGGCCGGCCTCTGGCTCGGCGGCTGGGGGCTGCAGCAAATCGATTGGACCCGGCCGGTCGGCGCGCCGGTCACGGTGAGCCTGGTGCAAGGCAATGTGGCGCAGGAGATGAAGTTCCGGCCGGAGCGGGCCGTGCAGACCCTGCAGGACTATCTGCGGCTGAGCCAGTCGAGCAACGCGAAACTCATCGTGTTGCCGGAGACCGCCCTGCCCATGTTCCTCGACGACGCGCCGCCGGCCTATCTGGAACTGCTGCATTGGCACGCCCGCAGCATGGGTGGCGACCTCCTGCTCGGCGTGCCCGAGCGCCTGGCCGACGGCCGCTATTTCAACAGCGTGATCTCGCTCGGCGTCTCGCCTCGGCAGACCTATCGCAAGCAGCACCTGGTGCCCTTCGGCGAATTCGTGCCCTGGGGTTTCGGCTGGGTCGTCGATTATCTGCACATCCCCTTGTCCGACTTCTCGCGCGGCGACAAGGTGCAGCCGCCGCTGGCCGTGGCCGGCCAGCAGGTGGCGGTGAACATCTGCTACGAGGACGCCTTCGGCGAGGAGGTGATCCGCGCCCTGCCGGCGGCCAGCCTGCTGGTCAACGTCAGCAACGACGCCTGGTTCGGCGACTCCTTCTCGCCCTGGCAACATCTGCAGCTCGCGCAGATGCGGGCGCTGGAGACCGGCCGGCCCATGCTGCGGGCCAACAATACCGGCATCACCGCCATCATCGACGCCAAAGGCCGGGTCAGCGCGCAACTGCAACCCTTCGTCCAGGGCGTGCTGCACGGCCGGACCCAGGGGCATCAGGGGCTGACCCCCTACGCCCGTTTCGGCAACGGGCCGGCGCTGCTGCTTGCCGTGCTCGGCTTGCTGACGGCAAAGCTGCGGCCGCGCGGCCGCCAGCTGTTCAACTGA
- the nadD gene encoding nicotinate-nucleotide adenylyltransferase codes for MKPIGILGGTFDPIHLGHLRLAEDLAEALDIDEVRILPTGMPPHRTPALASSADRLAMASLAIAGNPRFVLDEHEIHKTEPCYMVDTLTALRAELGQEQPLVLFVGGDAFMGLDGWHEWQRLFDLAHLAIAHRPGFPPETWLDRIAPALMTQLLMRRSNDAREFADRPAGRIWLQAVTQMDISSSGIRSRLKAGRSIRYLVPEAVHHYIQHHHLYQ; via the coding sequence TTGAAACCCATCGGCATCCTCGGCGGCACCTTCGACCCCATCCACCTCGGCCACCTGCGTCTGGCCGAGGACCTGGCCGAAGCACTGGACATCGACGAGGTGCGCATCCTGCCCACCGGCATGCCGCCGCACCGCACGCCCGCCCTGGCCTCCTCGGCCGATCGCCTGGCGATGGCCAGCCTGGCCATCGCCGGCAACCCGCGCTTCGTGCTCGACGAGCACGAGATCCACAAGACCGAACCCTGCTACATGGTCGATACCCTCACCGCCTTGCGCGCCGAACTCGGCCAGGAACAACCCCTGGTGCTGTTCGTCGGCGGCGACGCCTTCATGGGCCTGGATGGCTGGCACGAGTGGCAGCGCCTGTTCGACCTGGCCCATCTCGCCATCGCCCACCGCCCCGGCTTTCCGCCCGAGACCTGGCTCGACCGCATCGCCCCGGCGCTGATGACCCAGCTGCTCATGCGCCGCAGCAACGATGCACGGGAGTTTGCCGACCGCCCGGCCGGCCGCATCTGGCTGCAGGCCGTCACCCAGATGGACATCTCATCCAGCGGCATCCGCAGCCGGCTCAAGGCCGGCCGGAGCATCCGCTACCTGGTGCCCGAAGCCGTGCACCACTACATCCAACACCATCATCTCTATCAGTAA
- the purH gene encoding bifunctional phosphoribosylaminoimidazolecarboxamide formyltransferase/IMP cyclohydrolase — protein sequence MIRRALLSVSDKTGLIDFARALHEQGVELLSTGGTAKAIREAGIPVIEVADYTGFPEMLDGRVKTLHPKIHGGILGRRDLPEHVAAMNRNNIGNIDLVCVNLYPFVETVSKPGCTLEDAIENIDIGGPAMVRSAAKNHAFVTIVTDPADYATVVAEMRAGGGAVSDATRFSLAIKAFEHTAAYDGAIANHFGKMVEQSEFPRTVNLQFKKAQGMRYGENPHQNAAFYVEVGSKEASIATAKQLQGKELSYNNIGDADAALECVKQFNEAPACVIVKHANPCGVAYGRTLLEAYDRAYATDPESAFGGIIAFNGELDAETMKAIVERQFVEVIIAPKVAAEAVAIAAAKKNVRVLECGQWPAQPGARLDYKRVTGGLLVQEADLTLYNELKVVTRRAPTEQEMADLLFAWQVAKFVKSNAIVYAKEKMTIGVGAGQMSRVNSARIAAIKAEHAGLAVEGSVMASDAFFPFRDGIDNAGEAGIKAVIQPGGSLRDEEVIAAADAHGMAMVFTGMRHFRH from the coding sequence ATGATTAGACGCGCCCTGCTTTCCGTTTCCGACAAGACCGGCCTCATCGATTTCGCCCGCGCCCTGCACGAACAAGGCGTCGAACTGCTGTCCACCGGCGGCACCGCCAAGGCCATCCGCGAGGCCGGCATCCCGGTGATCGAGGTGGCCGACTACACCGGTTTTCCCGAGATGCTCGACGGCCGGGTCAAGACCCTGCATCCCAAGATCCACGGCGGCATCCTCGGCCGGCGCGACCTGCCCGAGCACGTGGCGGCGATGAACCGCAACAACATCGGCAACATCGACCTGGTCTGCGTCAACCTCTACCCCTTCGTTGAGACCGTGTCGAAGCCCGGCTGCACCCTGGAAGACGCCATCGAGAACATCGACATCGGCGGCCCGGCCATGGTGCGCTCGGCGGCGAAGAACCACGCCTTCGTCACCATCGTCACCGATCCGGCCGACTATGCGACCGTGGTTGCCGAGATGCGCGCGGGCGGCGGCGCGGTGTCCGACGCCACCCGCTTCTCCCTGGCGATCAAGGCCTTCGAGCACACCGCCGCCTACGACGGCGCCATCGCCAACCATTTCGGCAAGATGGTCGAGCAGTCCGAATTCCCGCGCACAGTGAACCTGCAGTTCAAGAAGGCGCAGGGCATGCGCTACGGCGAGAACCCGCACCAGAACGCCGCCTTCTATGTCGAGGTAGGCAGCAAAGAGGCCAGCATCGCCACCGCCAAGCAACTGCAAGGCAAGGAACTCTCCTACAACAACATCGGCGATGCCGATGCCGCGCTGGAATGCGTCAAGCAGTTCAATGAGGCGCCGGCCTGCGTCATCGTCAAGCATGCCAACCCCTGCGGCGTGGCCTATGGCAGGACGCTGCTGGAAGCCTATGACCGCGCCTACGCCACCGATCCCGAGTCGGCCTTCGGCGGCATCATCGCCTTCAATGGCGAGCTCGACGCCGAGACCATGAAGGCCATCGTCGAGCGCCAGTTCGTCGAGGTCATCATTGCACCCAAGGTCGCCGCCGAGGCGGTGGCGATCGCCGCTGCCAAGAAGAACGTGCGCGTGCTCGAGTGTGGCCAGTGGCCGGCCCAGCCCGGCGCACGCCTGGACTACAAGCGGGTCACCGGCGGCCTGCTGGTGCAGGAGGCCGACCTTACGCTGTACAACGAACTCAAGGTGGTGACCCGGCGCGCCCCGACCGAGCAGGAGATGGCCGATCTCCTGTTTGCCTGGCAGGTGGCCAAGTTCGTCAAATCCAACGCGATCGTTTATGCGAAGGAGAAGATGACCATCGGCGTCGGCGCCGGCCAGATGAGCCGGGTCAACTCCGCCCGCATCGCCGCGATCAAGGCCGAGCACGCCGGCCTCGCGGTCGAAGGTTCGGTCATGGCCTCGGACGCCTTCTTCCCCTTCCGCGACGGCATCGACAACGCCGGGGAGGCCGGCATCAAGGCCGTGATCCAGCCCGGCGGCTCGCTGCGCGACGAGGAAGTGATCGCCGCCGCCGACGCGCACGGCATGGCCATGGTCTTCACCGGCATGCGCCACTTTAGACACTAG
- the dusB gene encoding tRNA dihydrouridine synthase DusB, which produces MRIGPHQLKNNLVVAPMAGVTDRPFRQLCKRLGAGMAVSEMVTSNSLLYGSAKTQRRANHDGEVEPISVQIAGAEPAMMAEAARHNVDRGAQIIDINMGCPAKKVCNVMAGSALLKDEPLVGRILEAVVEAVPEVPVTLKIRTGWDRANRNALSILRIAQESGVQALAMHGRTRACGYTGEAEYDTIRAVKAEARIPIIANGDITTPQKAKYVLDYTGADAVMIGRAAQGRPWIFREIEHFLKTGEVMPAPEVSEIHQLLLEHLDDLYSFYGEITGLRMARKHIAWYTKGLADSASFRHAMNQLETTREQLAAVNEFFQRTAERGRRLIYTETQAAELEAA; this is translated from the coding sequence ATGCGCATCGGGCCCCATCAGCTCAAGAACAATCTGGTCGTCGCGCCCATGGCGGGCGTGACCGACCGGCCGTTCCGCCAGCTGTGCAAGCGCCTGGGCGCGGGCATGGCGGTGTCGGAGATGGTGACCTCGAATTCGCTGCTCTACGGCTCGGCCAAGACCCAGCGTCGGGCCAACCACGACGGCGAGGTGGAGCCCATCAGCGTCCAGATCGCCGGCGCCGAGCCGGCGATGATGGCCGAGGCCGCCCGGCACAACGTCGACCGCGGCGCCCAGATCATCGACATCAACATGGGCTGCCCGGCCAAGAAGGTGTGCAACGTCATGGCCGGCTCGGCCCTGCTCAAGGACGAACCGCTGGTCGGCCGCATCCTCGAGGCGGTGGTCGAGGCCGTGCCCGAAGTGCCGGTGACCCTGAAGATCCGCACCGGCTGGGACAGGGCCAACCGCAACGCGCTCTCCATCCTGCGCATCGCCCAGGAATCCGGCGTCCAGGCCCTGGCCATGCACGGCCGCACCCGCGCCTGCGGCTACACCGGCGAGGCGGAGTACGACACCATCCGCGCGGTCAAGGCCGAGGCGCGGATTCCGATCATCGCCAACGGCGATATCACGACGCCGCAGAAGGCGAAATACGTGCTCGACTACACCGGCGCCGATGCCGTGATGATCGGTCGTGCCGCCCAGGGCCGGCCCTGGATCTTCCGCGAGATCGAACACTTTCTGAAAACCGGCGAGGTCATGCCCGCGCCCGAGGTGAGCGAGATCCACCAGCTGCTCCTGGAGCATCTCGACGACCTCTACAGCTTTTATGGCGAGATCACTGGTCTGCGTATGGCGCGCAAGCACATCGCCTGGTACACCAAGGGCCTGGCCGACTCGGCCAGCTTCCGCCATGCCATGAACCAGCTGGAGACCACCCGCGAGCAGCTGGCCGCGGTCAACGAGTTCTTCCAGCGCACGGCCGAGCGCGGCCGCCGCCTGATCTACACGGAAACACAAGCCGCCGAACTGGAAGCGGCCTAA
- the lptE gene encoding LPS assembly lipoprotein LptE, which yields MRLNTLLSFILAAVLLAGCGFKLRGQVELPFASAYIDAPSNSLTEQLKRSLRASNKTLATKREEAEVTIKLTNPTRGKSILSLSGAGRVAEYRLEYKVTLSALDAEGNELLPESEIMMVRDFTYSDAQILAKENEEGTLFQNMEQDALRTILIRLRFAKAGGVAKAP from the coding sequence GTGCGCTTGAACACCCTGCTCTCGTTCATCCTGGCGGCCGTGCTGCTGGCCGGCTGCGGCTTCAAGTTGCGCGGCCAGGTGGAACTGCCCTTCGCCTCGGCCTATATCGACGCTCCGAGCAACAGCCTGACCGAGCAGCTCAAGCGCAGCCTGCGCGCCTCGAACAAAACCCTGGCGACCAAGCGGGAAGAGGCCGAGGTCACCATCAAGCTCACCAACCCGACCCGCGGCAAGAGCATCTTGAGCCTGAGCGGCGCCGGCCGGGTGGCGGAATACCGCCTGGAATACAAGGTGACTCTGTCGGCGCTCGACGCCGAAGGCAACGAGTTGCTGCCCGAGTCCGAGATTATGATGGTGCGCGACTTCACCTATAGCGACGCCCAGATCCTGGCCAAGGAAAACGAGGAAGGCACCCTGTTCCAGAACATGGAGCAGGACGCCCTGCGCACCATCCTGATCCGGCTGCGCTTCGCCAAGGCCGGCGGGGTGGCCAAAGCGCCATAA
- the selD gene encoding selenide, water dikinase SelD, translating into MTETNKETIRLTQFSHGGGCGCKIAPAVLEKILADTPFATHVAAAFPDLMVGIEHGDDAAVYKLNEQQAVVATTDFFMPIVDDPYEFGRIAATNALSDVYSMGGRPIMALAIVGMPVDKLPHEVIRQILAGGEAVARAAGIPIAGGHSIDAPEPIYGLVGIGVVDPKRVKRNADGEVGDVLVLGKGLGVGIYSAALKKGALSPAGYEAMIDSTTQLNTAGAELALIDGVHAMTDVTGFGLLGHGLEITRASQVDARIEFSKLPVLPGAAALAQAGHVTGASLRNWAGYGHEVELFDGIADWQRAILTDPQTSGGLLVSCTEAAVEQVMAVFRRQGFARAAVIGRLDVGTGKVVVTA; encoded by the coding sequence ATGACAGAGACAAACAAGGAAACCATCCGACTGACCCAGTTTTCCCACGGCGGCGGCTGCGGCTGCAAGATCGCGCCCGCCGTGCTGGAGAAGATCCTGGCCGACACGCCGTTCGCTACCCATGTGGCGGCCGCCTTCCCCGACCTCATGGTCGGCATCGAGCACGGCGACGACGCCGCGGTGTACAAGCTGAACGAGCAGCAGGCCGTGGTGGCGACCACCGACTTCTTCATGCCCATCGTCGACGACCCCTACGAGTTCGGCCGCATCGCCGCGACCAACGCCCTGTCCGACGTCTACTCCATGGGTGGCCGGCCGATCATGGCCCTGGCCATCGTCGGCATGCCGGTGGACAAGCTGCCGCACGAGGTGATCCGCCAGATCCTGGCCGGTGGCGAGGCGGTGGCCCGCGCGGCCGGCATCCCCATCGCCGGCGGCCATTCCATCGATGCGCCCGAGCCGATCTACGGCCTGGTCGGCATCGGCGTGGTCGATCCCAAGCGGGTCAAACGCAATGCCGACGGCGAGGTGGGTGATGTGCTGGTCCTCGGCAAGGGGCTGGGCGTCGGCATCTACAGCGCGGCGCTGAAGAAGGGGGCGCTGTCACCGGCCGGCTACGAGGCGATGATCGATTCCACCACCCAGCTCAACACCGCCGGCGCCGAGCTGGCGCTGATCGACGGCGTGCACGCCATGACCGACGTGACGGGCTTCGGCCTGCTCGGCCACGGCCTGGAGATCACCCGGGCTTCGCAAGTCGATGCCCGCATTGAGTTTTCCAAGCTGCCCGTGCTGCCCGGTGCTGCCGCGCTGGCCCAGGCCGGCCATGTCACCGGCGCCAGTCTGCGCAACTGGGCCGGCTACGGCCACGAGGTCGAACTGTTCGACGGCATCGCCGATTGGCAGCGCGCCATCCTCACCGATCCGCAAACCAGCGGCGGCCTGCTGGTGTCCTGCACCGAGGCGGCGGTCGAGCAGGTGATGGCGGTGTTCCGCAGGCAGGGCTTCGCCCGGGCCGCGGTGATCGGCCGTCTGGATGTCGGAACGGGGAAAGTGGTGGTGACGGCGTAA
- the rsfS gene encoding ribosome silencing factor, with translation MDIEQIVKIAVAALEDIKGKDITVMDVAHLSPLFERMIIASGDSNRQVKALADNVRDKLKEAGIDILGTEGESGDDWVLVDAGSVIVHVMHPTVRAYYNLEELWGAAQKARNAAA, from the coding sequence ATGGATATCGAACAAATCGTCAAAATCGCCGTCGCCGCTCTCGAAGACATCAAGGGCAAGGACATCACCGTCATGGATGTCGCCCACCTCTCGCCCCTGTTCGAGCGCATGATCATCGCCAGCGGCGACTCCAACCGCCAGGTCAAGGCCCTGGCCGATAACGTGCGCGACAAGCTGAAGGAAGCCGGGATCGATATCCTCGGCACCGAGGGCGAATCCGGCGACGACTGGGTGCTGGTCGATGCCGGCAGCGTCATCGTCCATGTCATGCACCCGACGGTGCGGGCGTATTACAACCTGGAAGAACTCTGGGGCGCCGCCCAGAAGGCGCGCAACGCGGCAGCCTGA
- a CDS encoding helix-turn-helix domain-containing protein: MSLKNESELAACVRRVLNQYFRDLDGEAASNVYDMVMLCAEKPCIEVVLDKAGGNQSRAAEMLGINRNTLRKKMQQHDIK; encoded by the coding sequence ATGTCACTGAAGAACGAAAGCGAACTGGCCGCCTGCGTGCGCCGAGTGCTCAATCAGTATTTCCGCGACCTCGACGGCGAGGCCGCCAGCAACGTCTACGACATGGTGATGCTCTGCGCCGAAAAACCCTGTATCGAGGTGGTGCTGGACAAGGCCGGCGGCAACCAGAGCCGCGCCGCCGAGATGCTCGGCATCAACCGCAACACGCTGCGCAAGAAGATGCAACAGCACGACATAAAGTAG
- the senB gene encoding selenoneine biosynthesis selenosugar synthase SenB, whose protein sequence is MRIALITPYLPAARNGNAHTAVRWARCLRAAGHRVRLALEWDGRAADLMVALHARRSAASIRRFAEAYPDRPLIVLLTGTDLYRDIQVDIPAQASLRLATRLVVLQERGLDELAPGLQAKARVIYQSAPRLQPAPRAKRHFEVGVVAHLREEKDPLRAAHAAARLPADSRIRVRHVGQALGPEWAAQAEQCAQAIPRWHWLGPRSHGETRRLIARSHLLVNSSRMEGGAFVLIEAITAGVPVLATRIPGNVGMLGVDYAGYFPVGDTAALAALMRRAETEPDFYARLQQQCAARAPLFEPARECAEIERLIDEVT, encoded by the coding sequence ATGCGCATCGCCCTGATCACGCCCTATCTGCCTGCCGCCCGCAACGGCAACGCCCACACCGCCGTGCGCTGGGCCCGCTGCCTGCGCGCGGCTGGCCATCGGGTACGCCTGGCGCTCGAATGGGACGGGCGCGCGGCCGACCTGATGGTCGCCCTGCACGCCCGGCGCAGCGCCGCGAGCATCCGGCGCTTTGCCGAGGCATACCCGGATCGGCCGCTGATCGTGCTGCTCACCGGCACCGATCTCTACCGCGACATCCAGGTGGATATCCCGGCGCAAGCCTCGCTGCGCCTGGCGACGCGCCTGGTCGTGCTGCAGGAGCGCGGCCTCGACGAGTTGGCGCCCGGGCTGCAAGCCAAGGCCCGGGTGATCTACCAGTCGGCGCCGCGGTTGCAACCCGCGCCGCGCGCCAAGCGCCATTTCGAGGTCGGCGTCGTCGCCCACCTGCGCGAGGAGAAGGACCCGCTGCGCGCCGCTCATGCCGCCGCCCGGCTGCCGGCCGACTCGCGCATCCGCGTGCGCCACGTCGGCCAGGCGCTCGGCCCGGAGTGGGCGGCGCAGGCCGAGCAGTGCGCGCAAGCCATCCCGCGCTGGCACTGGCTCGGACCGCGTAGCCACGGCGAGACCCGCCGCCTGATCGCCCGCAGCCATCTGCTGGTCAACAGCTCGCGCATGGAAGGCGGCGCCTTCGTCCTGATCGAGGCGATCACGGCCGGGGTGCCGGTGCTGGCCACGCGCATCCCCGGCAATGTCGGCATGCTCGGGGTAGACTATGCGGGCTATTTCCCAGTGGGGGACACAGCGGCCCTGGCGGCGCTGATGCGCCGGGCCGAGACCGAGCCGGACTTCTATGCCCGGCTGCAACAACAATGCGCGGCGCGTGCGCCGCTGTTCGAGCCGGCGCGGGAATGCGCCGAGATCGAACGACTGATCGACGAGGTCACATGA